The Marmota flaviventris isolate mMarFla1 chromosome 5, mMarFla1.hap1, whole genome shotgun sequence genome includes the window AGAAATATAGAATGATAGTCCCTCAGGGTTCTGGGGAAAGGGGAGAATGAAGTTATTGTTTACTGGGAACAGTTGTAGTATAGAATGATCAAAAATTTCTGAGATGAACAGTAGTGATGGTTGCATAACATCACAACAATGTAAGTATTTTTAATGTCACTGAATTAGATACTTACAATggtacatttaatgttattatgtATATGAGTATACATACATAcgaatatttaattaatttatttatttagctgtgTTAGGGATTTAACCAGGGTTTTATGCatgtaggcaaatgctctactcaCTGAACTAAACCCCAAACTTCTTATATATCTCATACATATTTACTACAGAAAGTGAAAAAATCAATTTCTACTGGTAATCACCTATGCACACACAATGCATTTTTGCAGATTTGGTTTCCTACGGTACTAAAATCAATAATTATGTATGTGAAAATCTATGTGTTTGTGGTTAAATGTGTGCACATCTCTGTGTCTATGCATGACCTCTATAAGTAATAAGCTTATTGACCAGAAAtcatgtttgaaaatatttctaagagCATGTACTATTACATCCTTCATGCCACTCCATCAATTTAATGATATTGTCAGACTATAACGGAACcacattcaaatcataatatttaatttatctaagcaaaagagaaggttCCAGAAATTTTTTCTCAATGACATTCATAGTTcagtcatgtattttaaaatttgaatcaaaTTTCTCTTAGTATACCTGCTCTTTCGTTAGGGTTTGAGAGATTAATTTCACTATCAAAAATCTAGTTCAGTAACATCCTTCTACCTGTCCTTCATCAACATCTGCTCCTCTATAGCCCCCATAATTCTCTGTCTGGACTCTTACCATTTCATGTTAGAAATCACACAGTGTCCCACGATATGCCACAACTATTTAGGGTGATCTCCAAGATTCTTTTATCAAATTCCCAAAAATTATACACCAATATTTTCTAGTGtaagttgaaaaaattaaaaaacaagttttGCATCTGTGAGCTTAGTTGATATGCAAAGACTGAATTAGCAAGTTTCTTGTTTTAACTCTGACTTCCTGCCCAGAACATTGTCGCCATCTAGGATGAATTTCATCCCATCATCTTGTCCTTCAAGAAGCCCTCCTTGATTTACTTCAGCAACTCTGCCCATGCCCCTGATGTCCTCAATTTACTTTGGAAATGAAAGCCTTGGCATTATAGGATTTGAGTTACAGATGGGACTGCAAAAGGATTTTAAGTCAGCCCTCACAGTACCCATTAAAAAAGAGCTTATTTTTCCAAGTGCACACAGTTGAAAATAAAGAGATGCAACTAACTTTTTTTTGACATGTTGTATGTATAAtaggtagatggatagatagacaaTAGAGAAGAAAAGACTCTATCATTGATATAATGTTTtgtatgaatttaaaatttctttgcttCAAACTGGGGCCCTAGTATAATGGAAACCAGTGATAATTGCTTAAGAGACTATTTCTTATATTCTAGATTTACCTGTGGAGCCAGAGTAGATCACTTGGTCATTACTCACTTGAAGGTCAAGGAGAGAAAACTGCTGTATTTATCTTTCTCAATTTTATCGGTTTCCAGGCAGATATGAGAAACACTGGATATTTTTGGTGATATCTGGAAATACCATCTTCTTTGGTTCTGATTTCATTTGTTGTGGGGATTGCTAAGATTAGAATTCCTGTCTTTGATAAGTAATGACTAGATATGGTTCCCTCCCTCAATAGGAAAGATTGGTGGGGCTCATGACATAGGAGGTGGGTACATCCCCCACAACAAACCCCAGTTGCTCACCCTAACTGTCTGAGACCAGCAATGAGCTGGTATATTATTAACCCATCTTTTGACTGTACGACTGAGAGTACCCAATCTTCCCTGGGCCATTACCAAGGCTTCCTTAAGAGTGGTGAAGTGAGTTGTTTACCAAGTGTGGCCTTGGAGAACTCTGAGTCCCAGTGTGGTAATTCTAAACATTCCACATTCCACTTTAAGCCTACTATATTCACCATACATCTGAAATATCTTATTTTCCCCTTGATTTCtcatataatattcatatatccTCAGATATATGAACAATTGATGCAACTAAATACGTATTTCCTTGATGTGAAAAAGTTTGAAGCTTGATTTCTCTGTtacaaaatttaatgttttaatattactTGTTTGTATGTTCTGCTTTTATttccaatatatttaaaatgcactTATTCACTAAAAATTATACATTGAGAAAATAATCTTTCTACATACTCTatgaaataaaaagtcaatatttaaaattatgtgacTTCAGTTAAGGAATTATAATGCAATGTAAGAGAATAGGTCTGTTATTACTAACTTTACCTCGACAAAGTTTTTGACATGCTTGAGCTTCAGTGTTTCTCCACCAGTATTATGATGCAATGTTACCTATTCTGTACTACTGTTTGTGGATTAATGACAAATTGGATAGGAAATGCATGTGTATGGTAGACATCCATTCAGTGGTAGTTAGTGTTACTGTGATTAAAAACATTGATTTGGTGCCTTCTATTTGtctgaaaaaatgcaaaaaatataatCTGATTCTAAGAAAGTTCACAGTATAACAAGAGATAGACATAAATGAAATGATCGAAATTACAGTGGTAAGTATTACAGTATTACAAGCTGATCTAGATTACTGGGATACTGACCCTCTGACTGGGATAGAGAGACACTTGGCCCAAGAGAGCTCTTAATGCCTGTGAGTATGACGAGTGATCTCTGTTCCCCTCTACTGACTGGGAAAAAGAGTCAGTTGGACAGCCTGCCCCTGGTCTCTTACTGTTCACAGTTTTGAATTGCTGTGCTGCTTCCTTCTTCTGGGATATCCTAGATACTGTGCTATCCAAACACCTTGAACCCTTCTGTAACCATGAGGCCTGCAGGTACAAGCTGTCTCTGGCCTCCCTGCACTACAGAAGCCTCAGTTCTGGTGGGTACAGACCACTGGGTTTTACTCATCACCATGATGGGGTGGGATGTCAGTTGGCCCATCTTTGTCTGAGCTCCCACAGAGGCTGTGTTGAGTGCTGGGTCAGAGTTAGCACTCCCTGAGAGTAATTAGCTCTTGGTCAGCTCCACTGCACTCCTCTTGTCCATGGTGAGGGAAAGGGGGTTTCAGTAACTTTCAGTTAGCAGTGGTTCCTCCACAGGTAACTTCTAGACAGATTACTGGGGCAACCCATTTCAGAGGTATTCCCTCTAGTTTTATTTGTTGCTCTCTGAAGGTGGAGTGGTGCTgtgttgatttaatttcttttagggAGGTTGGCTAGCTATGAATTCTATAAATGGCTGCCAGGCCTGGCATGGCTTTCAGTCCATAGTTTGTTCTAAGCTACTTGATCCCTTTCACTGCCTTTGTTATTTATGTCACATTTTAATTCAGCCTGCTTTTCTTTCCAGCTGTTGTTAAGAAAGAAAGCACATGtgcttttcctctccctttcccaaAACTCCACCCCGGTCAGGGTTATTAATCAAAGGATGTTGTCCTTATTTTCTGCTCCAGTAACCAAACACCAGTCCCTCCAAGTGTCAAATTGTTCAATATTGAGTTTCAGAATATTTACACTATCATCACCCCCTGGTCATTTGCTCTTTCCCTGCTTTCACTCAGGACTATGGAGGGTTCAGGGATTGCAGCCTAGGTCTGATCTTCCAACTTTTCTCCTCCTcattactatctttttttttacagatCTTTTGTCTGCcaaattctttctttagtattgCTATTTTATTGTTGCCCTTTCTGTTACACGGGATGTTCACATCAGGTGTTAAAAGGTACAATACATTCTACAACTGAGCACCACTTTCTGTAACTGAACAGGCAAAGAAATTACACTGAACATCACCATCTggcagttttttggttttttttggaaaaaaattgtgaCTAAAATGGGTTTAAATTGAATAACACTattaaataatgtaatatttgATACTACATGATTCAATACAGCTATACGATACAATTATACAAAATGTGTTAACATCAAAGAATACAACCAAAATTAAGATAGCAAACAAACCTTTTTTTGTACAGGAAAATACTTTTGAAGTATGCATGTAACCGCccattcttttaaagaaaatctacTGCAAGCAAAGTTATCAACCTCCAGAAAAATCACACATAGCATTACTAAGCATATCCCCAAAAAGTGTACAATATGCACActtggaaaatacaaaattaaaaaaaattgtaagcaaCAGGTGAGCTTCATATTTATAAGAATGTGAACAGAAGTCCCATTTTTAGCACTGTTTCATAAAGAATTGTCTTTTGATGCTAAGTTCATGAATTGTCCTCCTGCTGGGACCACACTTTACAAAAACACGGTGTTTTTGAAACAAGATTACAGAGCAAGATAGAGCATCTTAGCAATGTCAtcttattaaagtttttaaaaaatttttactacTTTATCAAAACATGTCCCTTAGGTGTGtaggattcatttttaaaattcttcctggAAATAATATACAAAGGAGAGGCATATTTATTCCCATTCACATGCAACTTTCAACAAAGGAAGGAGCTAAAATCCTGAGTCCCACCAACACTGTTTTCTAGTGACCAGCTAACTCTAAATAACAGAAAGTGTTTCAGGGAATAAAAGTTATCGCAGAAAATGTTCTTTGGCCTCATTACCCCTCCTACCTGGAAATGCTATCTCTCCCTAGTACATTCCACAGAGCCCTCTTAACATCCTTGTTCCTTAGGGTATAGATCAGAGGATTAAGCATGGGACTAATGACAGTATAAAAAAGGGCAACAAACTTTCCTTCACTCTCAGAATAACTGCCCATGGGTTGGAGATATGTGTACATGGCTGAGCCATAAAACAGACAAACCACCAGAAGATGGGAGCCACATGTCCCAAAAACTTTTCTGCGCCCAGTCATTGACTTGATCTTCAGCACTGCCTGAGCAATGTGTGCATAGGATCCTAGAATAAGTGCCACAGGAACAACCAGGATTATGGCTCCAGCCACAAAGAGATTGGCCTCTGTTCCACCTGTATCCTCACAAGCCAACTTCAGTAACACAGGCATCTCACAAAAGAAGTGGTTCAGGCAGTGAAGGCCACAGAGTGGCAGGGATGCCACAAGCCCTGTCTGAATAAGAGCATTCAGAAGGCCTCCCATCCAGGAGGTGATAGCTAGTGATTGGCAGAGCAGGGGGTGCATGATGGTTGTGTAGTGGAGTGGATGACACACGGCAGCATAACGGTCAAAGGCCATCACCACCAGGAGCACACACTCAGTTCCACCCAAAGCGAGGAGAATGAAGAGCTGGGCCATACACCCTCCATAGCTGATGGTCCTGTCAAGTCCAGAAAGATTGATTAGCAGCTGGGGCACAGTGCTGGTGGTATAGCAGAGGTCCAGGAAGGAGAGGTggcagaggaagaagtacatgggcgtgtGCAGTCGAGGGTCCAGTTGTGAAAGTGTGATAATGGTGGTGTTGCTAAAGAGAGTCAGAGAGTAGAATACTGAAATGAAAGTCAAAAAGGGGAGCTCCAGATGAGGCCAATCTGAGAAGCCCACCAAAATGAAGCCCTCTCCCACACTGGTATTGAAACTTCCCATAGCCTTTTACCTGCACAAATAACAGAAGACAATTCAATGCTCTtgttaaaaacatattaaatttttatgtcaCAATATTGCCTAACACTGTTTTGCTATTGTATGCATTTTTgtcctgttttcttttcataGCTTTTCTCTAAGGAAGATAGCACTGGATTAGGAGTGATAAGAACTCGATTTGAACTCTAATTTTGCTGCTTGTTTGTTCTATGACTATAGCAAAGGCCTTGGGTCTGAGGTTTCTTGTGTGAAAATATCAAGGATGCATCGCCTCCCTCACTGCACTGAGGATCTACTGCAGTTATGtggaaaaaacttttaaaatgtagaatgtggggcttgggttgtgtctcagttgtagagtgcttggcatagcacatgtgagacactcggtttgatccccagcagcacatatatagaaataaataatctaaagGTACTTTGTCCACAttcaattaaagataaaaattgtaaatgttgaatatttttacatCCGATACATTTTCTGACATAATAGCTCATAATTCAGAGAAAAGGAcatgtttaaaataattcagtgaatgtaaaaaatcctaaataaaaattatgcaaagaGGACTGTGTTACAAGTAGCAAACAACTCTTTCTGGAGAGTTGAAGGATGGACATAACAGTTGTATTCTATAAtgttctccttttccctctttctttattAGGTAGACTCTTTCCTTAGATTAGGTTTACCCAGGATGAGAGCTCAAGTTTGAACACAGGTGCTCATCTATTTCTTTATGCTCAGTGAATGTGGTCAAGTCAACATTAATCCTTGGCATCCCTCTCATGACCAGCTGCCAACTGTCTCCAAGAACTGAGAAAACTCTAGattcatcttagagaaaaattataaacacatCAGTTCATTAGAATGAGTTATGATACTTTGAAGTCCTTTCCACTTCATTTGCTTCTGGTAAATCCATCTCTTAACTTTGAGTTGaggaaaataatcataaaaaaatcaagtttttctgGCCTCCATATTCCTCAACCAAAGGTGACAGCTTGAAAATATCTACTTCCTTTCATACTGCCTAAGTCTTTCATCCCAGTAAAAGAGGATGTTAGGCTGGAACAACTGGTTGACACTTTCATCCCAGGCATGAATGGGTTTTCACAAATTATCCTTCTGTAACTCACATTCAAACAACAGTATTAGCAACCCACAGTCTGTACTTACAGATAGAACATGGGGTATTTTGCAAGTTATTGTCCATAGACATGAATTATAACCTTGAAAAAATAGGTTAAAAGGTCAACAAAGCTAATAAGACATCTTTAAACACCTTGCATGAGAAACAAGTGTTCCTGACAGCTTtcagattagaaaagaaaatggttaaAGACAAACAGTATAGTTTATATGCATGTTTAAAGATCTGTCATATGAAAATTggtagattttctttgtttttctcaaaagatCAATCTCAGAACAAGTGCTGAAATTTAGGAGAGGACAGTTGTGACTCAATAAAGAGAGAACTTGAAAAAAGATCAGTCTAAAAATAGAATACCTGAAAAGGAATTGATATTCTTGTACCATGAATGCTTCCTGTTCAAACACTGAAATTTGACCCATGAGAATGctaaaaaaatattcttgcaTCAAATGTAAAATAGGTAGgatgattttatttaatatcctaaccttaattttttttaaaaaaaaattaatccttacTCCTGATCTTTTTTTTGTGcacaaaatgcattttacatttGCATATTTGGTTTTCTGCAATTCAACCATCAATGACTATTTATGTTCAATTATCTGTATGTTAGTGTCCAAATGTATGTCCATCTGTGTGTCAATGTATCACctctatatataataaaattcctgatcagaaattatttttaattttctctaataaTCTGTGGTACTACATCCTTCTGTCTAGTCTACCATTTTATAGCCACATTTTAAAGCcataatatataatttactaTCTGAACACAGATATTTGATAATTGCTTTAGAGAATATTTCTTGTCTTGTAGATTTTACCTGGAAGCTGAGTTATCCACTCAGTCATCACTCACTTGAAGTTCAATAAATGAAAACTACTGTATTTACATCTCTCAACTCAATTGGTTTCAAAGGATATGTGAAACCCATTGCAGATTGGTGGCCTCTAGTGATGTTTGAAAAAGACTCTTCTCTTTGGTCCTGATTTCATCTGTGGTGAGAAGTCCTGCTTTCTTATGTTTCCTTCCTTCAGTAGAAGAGATTGCTGAGACTCCGAATATAGGAGGTGGGAGCATCCTTCTCACTGAACCCCAGTTGATCACCCCAACCAACTGACACTGGGAAGGAGCTGGTGTAGTATTAAACTATTTCGTGGCCCTACAGCTAAGAACACAGTTCTTCCCTGGGGGCACTGCCAAAGACTCTTAAGAACAGCAGAGAGAGTATTGCTCACCAGGTGTGTGGCCTTGGAGACCTGTGGGCCCCATTGTCATAATTATAACCAACTGACTGGCCCTCCAATATCTACCTTGCAGTCCTCAGCTCTCACTATTCCCCATACTCTGCCTAACACACTTAGCTGTGCAGTGTCTTCAGAATATATGTTCCCTCTTGACTCATGTATCTCTGCAGCCTGGGATTCCTCTCACTTCTCTTTTTTTGACTCAAAATGGACCAGACATCATGTTTCACTTGAAGCCACCATGTTTGCCATACCTCAAATCTTCCTTCCCTGGACTCCTCATATAATgcttatatatagagagaatatgTGTAACATTGATGCaagcaaatatttttcctttgatttgaagtttgatgcttttattttacaatgtattaatatttcttattaatatatcctgtttttatttctaatagaCCGAAAATGAATTTACTCCCTTGAAATTTTATATTGACCAAATGacactttttttaatttttattgttgattgttcaaaacattacatagttcttgatatatcatatttcacactttgattcaagtaggttatgaactcccatttttaccccgtatacaaattgcagaatcacatcagttacacatccattgatttacatattgccatactagtgtctgttgtattctgctgcctttcatatcctctgctatcccccctccctcccctcccccctcttctctctctaccccctctactgtcattcatttctcccccttgtattatttttccatttcccctcacttcctcttgtatgtaattttgtataaccctgagggtctccttccatttccatgcaatttcccttcactctccctttccctcccacctctcatccctgtttaatgttaatcttcgtCCCTATTCTGTtcatagttactctccttatatcaaagaagacatttagcatttgttttttagggattggctagcttcacttagcataatctgctctaatgccatccatttccctgcaaattctatgattttgtcattttttaatgcagagtaatactccattgtgtataaatgccacattttttttttccattcatctattgaagggcatctacgttggttccacagtcttgctattgtgaattgtgctgctatgaacatcgatgtagcagtgtccctgtagcattctcttttcaggtctttagggaatagaccgagaaggggaatagctgggtcaaatggtggttccattcccagctttccaagaaatctccatactgctttccaaattggctgcaccaatttgcagtcccaccagcaatgtacaagtgtacccttttccccacatcctcaccagcacttgttgttgtttgacttcataatggctgccaatcttactggagtgagatggtatcttagggtggttttgatttgcatttctctgactgctagagatggtgagcattttttcatgtacttgttgattgattgtatgtcctcctctgagaagtgtctgttcaggtccttggcccatttgttgattgggttatttgttatcttattgtctaattttttgagttctttcaaaTGACACTTTTTTACACACTGTAGAATGAAAAAGTACCTGTtcaccagaaataaaaaagtaaatattcaaaattatcatCATTCACTTAAGAATCATTATGTAATACAAGGAAATAGCTCTGCCATTGCGAGCTGTATGACTGTGAAAACGTTTCCTGATACACTTGAGCTTTAGCCTCCCCATCAGTAAGACACTGTTTATGTGTCCTATCTAGCACCACTGTTTGAGTATGATTAATGGCACATTGTATGGGAAGTGACTGATGTGTGGTACACATGTATTCAGAGATGGTGTTACATAATACAAACATTTATTTGGTACCTTTTCTTTGCatgaaaaaatttcagaaaacatgaTCTTGGACTCCAAGGAAATCTGCAAGGAGAGTCAGCTATGAACTGAAATAATTGCCTTTAAAATGGTAAGTGCTGCACTCTTCTTTTTCATTCAGAGCACCTAAAaccattaataaaaaatattaaaaacacttaGAACATAATTACCTTACTGAGTTTAACTTTGTTTCCAATCAATGTACATGGTACTGTGTGATATGTACCTTTACAGGAGAGTTAACTTCCATGAGGATGGAGAAAGTTTGAAATGTGCTGTTTTGTGAAAGAAACATGAGAGGTAAATGTTATATAGTGCTTATGATGAACCAGGAACACTTCTAAGAACTCTACACACACTAAACCTATTGATCCTCATGATAAGCTCTTGGTAGTTACCATTATCATTTCTATCCTACAGAAGAAAGTACTAAGATGCATAGGTTCATGGAATTTCCACAGTTATACAGCCATTCAGTGCCAACATGGGACTCTAAACTTAGGTATAAATCAACTAAATAACTTCACAGTTTACATGTTGGTCCCAGTTCTTTTCCATATATGGAATCTAAATGTCTAATtgaatgtagaatagtgattaccagagttgggaggggagtgaggggatGGATACAGGGTAGCTATATTCTGTTTGTGCATGCCACATGGATGTGCTAAAACATTAAATGGAACTTCGTCAGTGTGTATAATTTGTACATATTATAACAATtacaacaaaatttatttatttatttacttacttacttacttattttggagaacagttaaatttttaatttcatttttttgccaGAAAGATGGGGAAATAGTATTGACCTTCAAAAGTGGAgataagcattttctttttttcttaaattgtttttattttttaaatacatgacagcagaatgaattacaattcttattacacatatagagcaccattattcatatctttgtttgtatataaagtacgatcacaccaattcatgtcttcatacatgtactttggatagtgatgtccattatattccaccatcattgctaaacccctgccccttcccttcccctgccaCCCACTCGCCCTATCTAAAATTGGTCTATTCCTCCTGTttttcctccctaccccactataagttAGTCACCTTATAtctgagaaaatattcagcatttgttttttgggggattggctaacttcacttagcattatcttctccaagtgcatccatttacctgcaatttttaaaaagaaaatggtataatGATTGGCACCAAGTAAACACTGAATTAATATAAGGTACTCCTAATACTATGTAAGGTGATATAGAAAAAGACTGAAAGATTATCCAAAAATGTTAATGGTGTCTATACTGGATAGTtataggttaaaagaaaaaaaagatattcaaagcTGTTACCTTTTGTCTCACTCCTACATTTACCTTAAATAACTTTAATGAGTATAAAATTGTATCTCACTGTTATTCAAACTTGAAATTCATTGTATTTCATTGATTATGAGTAGGACTGAACAGTTTTTTGTATGGTTTACTGTacgtttcattttcttttaggattATTTGCTCCTATAATTTGTATTTCATTGTAGTACTTtcacttttctaaaatatttgtagGAACTGCATTGCAAAATATCTCCTAATTTGtagcttcatttttcatttcatgaatCGTGTGTGCTCACATATGTGCCCTTTTTAGTCTGAGTCTTGACTACCTCTAGGAGAATGGATAGAAGATAGTTAATAGGTACATATGTTTTGGATAGGAGGAAATATTTCTATGTTCTAGAGCAACTAAGGTTGATAACATTTAATTtactatttcaaaatagttaGTAGAAAGTTCTTTTTTgggtgtgtaccagggattgaattcaggggtattcaaccactgagccacatccccagccctattttgtatttaatttagagacaaggtctcatgagctgcttagtgctttgacattgttgaggctggctttgaactctcaatcctcctgtctcagcttcctgagctgctgggattataggcgttgACCACTGCACCCCCTAGTAGAGAGGATTTTTAATGTTCCTAAGACAAAGAAATGATAGGTGTTTGAGGTGATGAATATCCAAATTACCTTTATCTGATCACTACACATTGTATAGATTATTTCAAGCTGAATCACGAGAGGAAATGTAACTCCAGAAAGGGCAATGTGAGGTACATGGAACATAACGAAGCACATCTAGGTAGCAACCTTTGACTCCTCCATAGGCCAGAAATGAAGGAGTGAAAGAACAGCTGATCAGAGAAGTGGGTGATAGAGCAAACACCCCAAAAGTTAGCACTGGACAGATTGAAATGTGGAGGAACTTGGAGATTTGTATACTGCAGTAGGAAATAAGAATCGAATTTCTTTAACCTAAAAACTCAGCATGGGTTAGAGGGATGGGTaacaagaaagagggagagaaaaaccACATAGGCTGACTTAACAGTTGGAAAGAAAAGCAGACCAATTTAAAATGGGATAGGAGCAGCAAAGACAGTG containing:
- the LOC139705673 gene encoding olfactory receptor 2Y1B-like, with the translated sequence MGSFNTSVGEGFILVGFSDWPHLELPFLTFISVFYSLTLFSNTTIITLSQLDPRLHTPMYFFLCHLSFLDLCYTTSTVPQLLINLSGLDRTISYGGCMAQLFILLALGGTECVLLVVMAFDRYAAVCHPLHYTTIMHPLLCQSLAITSWMGGLLNALIQTGLVASLPLCGLHCLNHFFCEMPVLLKLACEDTGGTEANLFVAGAIILVVPVALILGSYAHIAQAVLKIKSMTGRRKVFGTCGSHLLVVCLFYGSAMYTYLQPMGSYSESEGKFVALFYTVISPMLNPLIYTLRNKDVKRALWNVLGRDSISR